In Halorubrum sp. PV6, a single window of DNA contains:
- a CDS encoding RNA-guided endonuclease TnpB family protein has product MSRTIRTFEATITNQQQVRDYLDQLGWAASKLWNVGRYYAQEQWDETGEIPDDGELKAELKGHERYTDLHSQSSQRVLEELAEAFNGWFGKRQNGDDRARPPGYRKSGDSHPRSTVSFKSAGFKHDAQFNRVRLSKGRNLKEHRSDFILCEYQTRPDVDLTEWDIQQVRAVHKRDKWRLQFVCRTTIDPEPPGDGVAGVDLGICNFAAVSFGGESVLYPGGALKEDEYYFTKKKAKCDDSSSLEATRLDRKWTGRRTHFLHSLSKAIVEQCVERGVGTLVVGDLGGIREDDESGESRNWGDHGNLDLHGWAFDRFTTLLDYKAEAEGIDVELESERDTSKSCSACGHTDKNQRVERGLYVCEECDTVANADVNGAENIRQKVLPSLATDGGDRDNGWLAQPAVHLFDRSEGIFAPREQVANREP; this is encoded by the coding sequence ATGAGTCGAACCATCCGAACCTTCGAGGCCACGATCACGAACCAGCAACAGGTTCGTGACTACCTCGACCAACTCGGATGGGCCGCCTCAAAACTCTGGAACGTCGGTCGCTACTACGCACAAGAACAGTGGGACGAGACGGGCGAGATTCCCGATGACGGGGAACTCAAAGCCGAACTCAAGGGCCACGAACGCTACACGGACTTACATTCTCAATCCAGTCAGCGCGTTCTCGAAGAACTCGCTGAAGCGTTCAACGGCTGGTTCGGAAAGCGTCAGAACGGCGACGACCGTGCCCGACCGCCCGGCTATCGCAAAAGCGGCGATTCCCACCCACGTTCAACCGTGTCGTTCAAATCGGCTGGCTTCAAGCACGATGCACAGTTCAATCGCGTTCGCCTCTCGAAAGGTCGCAACCTCAAAGAACACCGTTCAGACTTCATACTCTGTGAGTATCAGACTCGCCCGGATGTTGACCTAACCGAGTGGGATATTCAACAGGTTCGAGCCGTCCACAAACGCGACAAATGGCGACTGCAATTCGTCTGTCGCACCACGATTGACCCGGAACCGCCGGGTGACGGGGTGGCCGGTGTTGACCTCGGGATTTGCAACTTCGCCGCCGTCTCGTTCGGTGGCGAGTCGGTGTTGTATCCCGGTGGCGCACTCAAAGAGGACGAATACTACTTCACAAAAAAGAAGGCCAAGTGCGACGATTCTTCGTCCCTTGAGGCGACTCGTCTTGACCGGAAGTGGACTGGTCGCCGGACACACTTCTTACACTCCCTCTCGAAAGCGATCGTGGAACAGTGTGTCGAACGAGGTGTCGGGACGCTTGTCGTTGGTGACCTTGGCGGCATTCGTGAGGATGATGAGAGTGGCGAATCTCGTAATTGGGGCGACCACGGCAACCTCGACTTGCACGGGTGGGCGTTCGACCGCTTCACAACGCTTCTCGACTACAAGGCGGAAGCGGAAGGCATCGACGTGGAGTTAGAATCGGAACGCGACACGTCGAAGTCGTGTTCAGCGTGTGGTCACACAGACAAGAATCAGCGCGTTGAACGCGGACTGTACGTCTGTGAGGAGTGCGACACGGTGGCGAACGCGGACGTTAACGGTGCGGAGAATATTCGGCAAAAGGTACTCCCGAGTCTCGCCACGGATGGCGGTGATAGGGATAACGGCTGGTTGGCACAGCCAGCGGTTCACCTGTTCGACCGTAGTGAGGGTATTTTCGCCCCACGAGAACAGGTTGCTAACCGCGAACCGTAA
- a CDS encoding DUF6339 family protein, whose product MSVWDPSSDLEDGQELVRLADGAQSLLSKYDEFLRGDYDSIPQTELEPHIQSTGLTADLATLEDELRAIASDTTPETAQADPESAVVVHRCVDLTRAEASDSGLWSAFAILYFPWFVNHRWAFNSVSAMKEKFWTQARALDGKASTFERAWWIAELTCEENDDGSVNYEPTRRALSRRRFSLLVFDTPMARYEPAVRALLDVLYDEAEDDEEGSLVDNDVIDETIKRFRKSGSVFPYEGQRKSDLKKTLRSIRSEVEESTAATDS is encoded by the coding sequence ATGAGCGTTTGGGATCCTAGCAGTGATCTTGAGGATGGACAGGAGCTGGTTAGACTGGCGGATGGGGCACAGAGTCTGCTCAGTAAGTACGATGAGTTTCTACGTGGCGATTACGACAGCATCCCTCAGACGGAACTTGAGCCACATATCCAATCGACTGGGCTGACAGCCGACTTAGCCACGCTGGAAGATGAACTGAGGGCCATCGCGTCGGATACGACCCCCGAAACCGCGCAAGCAGACCCGGAGTCGGCTGTCGTTGTTCATCGCTGTGTTGATCTAACCCGGGCGGAGGCGTCCGATTCGGGGCTCTGGAGTGCGTTTGCGATATTATACTTCCCATGGTTTGTTAACCATCGATGGGCGTTCAACAGCGTTTCGGCGATGAAAGAGAAGTTCTGGACACAGGCTAGGGCTCTTGACGGGAAAGCCAGTACTTTTGAGCGAGCCTGGTGGATAGCTGAGCTGACGTGTGAGGAGAATGATGATGGGAGCGTTAATTACGAACCCACCCGGCGCGCACTCAGCAGGCGACGATTCTCGCTTCTAGTTTTCGACACACCCATGGCCCGATATGAACCGGCAGTGAGGGCTCTACTTGATGTGTTGTACGACGAAGCAGAGGACGACGAAGAGGGAAGTTTGGTAGACAACGACGTCATTGACGAGACAATCAAGCGTTTCAGGAAGTCTGGCTCGGTCTTCCCCTATGAGGGGCAACGAAAGTCCGATCTGAAAAAGACCCTTCGTAGTATCCGCAGTGAGGTAGAGGAGTCAACCGCAGCCACTGATTCGTAG